One window from the genome of Megalobrama amblycephala isolate DHTTF-2021 linkage group LG4, ASM1881202v1, whole genome shotgun sequence encodes:
- the dgcr8 gene encoding microprocessor complex subunit DGCR8: MDVNEILPPLPLEPPDAVLAGNDFSKAPPPPPLQTSSDAEEMDVSSGGDGHQHTPAVDRDEQLLLNKRTLSISSRLSDNPDPTVKCPRTARHAPPVTKFLPDLKLLKDVKISVSFSDSSKSKDRKVLYTGLGQVSNEDQSLEGLNGELHDSFKQRSVPGSSTMSSGSLGLARNSEELETEQENKVEFAVLDDLEDFSENFLEVEDGEPSGFMSQMIVQQEQAHEEDLNYSYEEDFDNDVDALLEEGMPMPKKRRLAEDKYAGDSDHHSDGEAGVQPMMTKIKTVLKSRGRPPTEPLPDGWIMTFHNSGIPVYLHRETRVVTWSRPYFLGTGSIRKHDPPTSSIPCLHYKKMKEQEEREHNGEVTPTAEVSPVKSGEEGVSSERADEPDSTATEELTGRSTSEDPDLDIIEPGGSLEGKESQASDTAQGALGQVKAKVEVCKDESIEIEEFRGYLEKCFDFEQVTVKKFRTWAERRQFNRDMKRKQAESERPILPANQKLITLSVQDAPTKKEFVINPNGKSEVCILHEYMQRVLKVRPVYNFFECENPSEPFGASVIIDGVTYGTGTASSKKLAKNKAARATLEILIPDFVKQTSEEKPIEGDELEYFNHISIEDSRVYELTNKAGLLSPYQILHECLKRNHGMGDTSIKFEVIPGKNQKSEYVMTCGKHTVRGWCKNKRVGKQLASQKILQMLHPHVKNWGSLLRMYGRESNKMVKKENSDKSVIELQQYAKKNKPNLHILNKLREEMMKLAREREEARKKPKMTIMESAQPGSEPLCTVDV, from the exons ATGGATGTGAATGAGATTTTACCTCCCCTCCCATTGGAGCCACCAGATGCAGTATTGGCGGGGAATGATTTCAGTAAAGCACCTCCACCACCTCCCCTGCAAACGTCCAGTGACGCAGAGGAAATGGACGTTAGCTCTGGTGGTGATGGACACCAACACACCCCAGCAGTGGACAGGGACGAACAGCTCCTTCTCAACAAGCGCACACTGTCCATTAGTAGCCGCCTGTCAGATAATCCTGACCCCACGGTCAAGTGCCCTAGAACCGCTCGCCACGCTCCCCCAGTTACCAAGTTCTTACCTGATCTAAAACTCCTCAAAGATGTAAAGATCAGTGTCAGTTTCTCTGACAGCAGCAAGAGCAAAGATAGGAAGGTGTTGTACACTGGTTTGGGACAGGTTAGCAATGAAGATCAGAGCCTAGAGGGCCTGAATGGCGAATTGCATGATTCTTTTAAGCAGAGAAGTGTGCCGGGCAGCTCAACCATGAGCAGCGGTTCCTTAGGTTTAGCTAGAAACAGCGAAGAGCTGGAGACAGAGCAGGAGAACAAGGTTGAGTTTGCCGTGCTGGACGACCTGGAAGATTTCAGCGAAAACTTCCTGGAAGTGGAAGATGGAGAGCCGAGTGGTTTCATGTCTCAGATGATAGTTCAGCAGGAGCAAGCGCACGAGGAGGATCTGAATTACTCCTATGAG GAGGACTTTGACAATGATGTAGATGCCCTGCTGGAGGAAGGCATGCCCATGCCCAAGAAGAGGCGTCTGGCTGAAGACAAGTACGCTGGAGACAGTGATCACCATTCAGACGGGGAGGCTGGAGTTCAGCCCATGATGACCAAAATTAAGACCGTTCTTAAGA gTCGTGGACGTCCGCCAACTGAGCCTTTACCCGATGGGTGGATCATGACATTCCATAACTCTGGCATTCCAGTCTACCTCCACCGGGAAACCAGAGTTGTGACCTGGTCTAGACCTTACTTCCTTGGAACAGGAAGCATTAGG AAACATGACCCACCAACCAGTAGCATTCCCTGCTTGCACTACAAGAAAATGAAGGAACAAGAAGAAAGGGAACACAATGGAGAGGTGACTCCCACAGCAGAGGTGTCTCCAGTGAAATCTGGGGAGGAGGGCGTCTCATCAGAGAGAGCTGATGAGCCAGACTCTACTGCCACAGAAGAGCTGACCGGCAGATCAACATCAGAAGATCCAGATCTTGACATCATAGAGCCAGGAGGCTCTTTAGAGGGGAAGGAGAGCCAAGCCAGTGATACTGCACAGGGAGCGCTGGGCCAGGTCAAAGCCAAGGTGGAGGTCTGCAAAGATGAGTCTATTG AAATTGAGGAGTTTAGAGGCTACCTAGAGAAGTGCTTtgattttgagcaagtgacagtGAAGAAGTTTCGCACATGGGCCGAGCGCAGACAGTTCAACAGGGACATGAAGAGGAAACAGGCAGAGTCTGAGAGGCCCATTCTACCTGCCAATCAGAAACTTATCACACTGTCTGTACAAGACGCTCCCACAAAGAAAG AGTTTGTCATCAACCCCAATGGGAAGTCAGAAGTGTGCATTTTACACGAGTATATGCAAAGAGTACTCAAAGTGCGACCAGTTTACAACTTTTTTGAATGTG aaAACCCAAGTGAACCCTTCGGAGCCTCAGTCATTATAGATGGTGTTACATATGGCACAGGAACAGCAAGTAGTAAAAAACTCGCCAAGAATAAAGCTG CTCGAGCAACACTGGAGATCCTCATTCCTGACTTTGTGAAGCAGACGTCTGAGGAGAAGCCCATAGAGGGAGATGAACTGGAG TATTTTAATCATATCAGTATTGAAGATTCAAGGGTGTACGAGCTGACAAACAAAGCAGGTTTACTCTCACCATATCAGATCCTTCATGAGTGCCTTAAGAG AAACCATGGCATGGGTGACACGAGCATCAAGTTTGAGGTGATTCCAGGAAAGAACCAGAAGAGTGAATACGTCATGACATGTGGGAAGCACACTGTACGCGGCTGGT gtaaaaataagagggttgGAAAGCAGCTGGCGTCACAGAAGATTCTCCAGATGCTTCATCCTCACGTGAAGAACTGGGGCTCACTGCTGCGCATGTATGGCAGAGAAAGCAACAAGATGGTAAAAAAG GAGAACTCAGATAAGAGTGTGATTGAGCTTCAGCAGTATGCCAAAAAGAACAAGCCAAACCTGCACATCCTCAATAAACTACGAGAGGAGATGATGAAACTGGCTCGAGAAAGG GAGGAGGCAAGAAAGAAGCCGAAGATGACTATAATGGAGTCTGCTCAACCTGGCAGTGAACCTCTCTGCACTGTTGACGTCTAG